In Chitinophagales bacterium, the sequence ATAACCGAAGGTTCTATAGAATTTTTAGGAAAAGATATACTGGAAATGGAGCCCGATGAAAGAGCCAGAGCAGGTATATTTTTGGCTTTTCAGTATCCTGTAGAAATTCCCGGAGTTACCACTACTAATTTTATGAAAGCGGCACTTAACGAACGCAGAAGACACAACGGAGAAGAACCATACAAAGCCAGCGATTTTTTAAAATTGATGAAAGAAAAAATGAAGTTGGTAGAAATAGACCAAAAGTTTATGAGCCGTTCTTTAAACACAGGTTTTTCCGGTGGAGAAAAAAAGCGTAATGAAATATTTCAAATGGCAATGCTTGAGCCAAAATTAGCCGTGTTAGATGAAACGGATTCCGGATTAGATATAGATGCTTTAAAAATAGTTTCTAACGGAGTGAATAAACTAAGAAGCAATGACAATGCTTTTGTGGTTATTACACATTATCAGCGTTTGTTAGATTATATAGTGCCAGATTTTGTACATGTTATGTACGAAGGCAAAATAGTAAAAAGTGGGCCTAAAGAATTGGCTTTAGAGTTAGAAGAAAAAGGTTACGATTGGATAAAAGAGACAATAGACTTATAGATTTTTAGAGTGTTAGACAAGGTGCTAATAATAAACTACTAAAAACTATTGACCAAAGACAAAAAAATGAATTACACAGCAGCATTTGAAAAATTAAATAAGAAAGAAGGAAGCATAGAAAATAGGGCTTTTAATAGGGTTGAAAAAATGGGCTTACCTACAAGAAAATCTGAGGTATATAAATACAGCAATTTAAGCCATTTTAAAAATCTTACGCCTAATACAGATGCCTCCGTTCCGCATAAAATACCGGAGTATTTTAAACACGATTACATTAAAGACAAACACATTTTGGTAACGGTTAATGGTATTTTTTCCGAGTCATTATCTACCATACACGAAGATGAAAGTGGCTTAATAATAACCTGCATGTGCGATGCCCGAAAAGAATACCGAGATATTGTAAATCAACATTTTAATGAAACCACAAAAGAATATCCCGATTATTTTTCCGAGTTAAATACAGCTTTTGCTCACTGTGGAATATTTATTTATGCCAAGAAAAATACGCATACGGCAAAGCCTATTGTTATACTCAATTTAGGCTCGCAGCAAAAAGAAGATACGCTTAATAACCAGCGAAATTTAATAGTACTTGAAGAAAATGCAGAGGTAACTATAATAGAAGATTACAGCAATTTAGACGAAAAAATAGACTATAATCTAAATCATTTTTCGGAGTATTTTTTAGGAGAAAATGCTAGTTTGAAAGTAGGAATTTACCAAGAGGAAAACAATGGTTTTTATTTTATAGGCAATAAGTTTTTTGAAATGAGCAGAAACAGCCGATTAAAAACTACGGCTATTGATTTGGGTGGCAATTTTATACGAAACAATTTTAGAGTAAATCTAAATGGCGAAAATGCCGAAGCTATCATCAATGGTGTTTTTATAAATAATAAAAAAGAGCATACCGATGACAGAATACTCATAAACCATAATGCGGCAAACTGCCAAAGTTTTCAAACATTTAAAGGTATTTTAAATGATGAGTCAACAGGCGTTTTTAATGGCAAAGTGTATGTAGCAGAAGGTGCTCAAAAAACAAATGCTTTTCAAAGCAATAAAAATATTTTGCTAAGCGAAGATGCTACCATGAACACCAAACCCGAGCTTGAAATATATGCCGATGATGTAAAATGTAGCCACGGAGCTACCTGCGGTCAGCTGGACGAAGATGCCATTTACTATGCCGAAACCAGAGGAATACCAAGAGATAAAGCCAAAAAATTAATTGTATTTGCTTTTGCTCAAGATGTAGTACAACAAATTGAAAATGAAGATTTTAGAAACTTTGTAGAAAGACGTTTAGTGCACAATTTAGACTTAACAGAGTACAGCACTTTTGAAAGTGTACAAAGTGGCATAAAAGAGTAATTCTTATGACTATCCGTAAAGATAGCTATGAAGTATTTTACATTAACTTTTCTTTAGTAGAAAAGTTACAAAAGAATCGCACTAAGTTTTCAGCGACCCATTATAACCTCAACTCCTAAAAATCAAAAACTCATCACTCCGTTCTTCAAACAGTTTAATTTTTTACGGAGTTTTCGGTTAATGGGTGCCCCACTTACAAACTTAAGGTGCACTTTTAACTGACCTTAATCAAAAATACGTTAAGAAATGATGTAAAACAGGCATCCAAAATGAATGAAATTATAAAACAATAAACAGACAAATTAGTATGCTCCTACGAGTGAAAATACTTTAGGAAAACTAAAATTGAGCATACATTAATTTGTCCTCGTCTGTTTTATAGCATTTTAGTGTTTTTGATTACAGTCTTGATTTTTTGTTACTTTTGTATCAAGACAAAAATAAAAGACCACAAACTGTAATTCAAATTACTTAAACGTCCCAAGATGCTATCTTAAAGTATAAATTATTGGTATAATAACGGATAGTCATATAATTCTTTTTTACACCAACATCATCAGCGGGTTTTCTAAATTAGCTTTTAAGGTATTTAAAAACTTAGCTCCTACTGCTCCATCTACAGTACGGTGGTCGCAAGACAAGGTTAGTTTCATTATATTGTTTTCTACAATCTCTTTGTTCTCGTTATAACCTAATTCTTTTTTAATGCCTCCCACAGCTAAAATACAAGAATCCGGTGGATTTATGATAGCGGTAAATTCATTAATACCAAATCCTCCCAAATTAGAAATACTAAAAGTATTGCCTTTCATTTCTTCGGGCGTTAGTTTTCTATCTCTTGCTTTGCCGGCAAACTGCTTAGCTTCTTCTGCTATATGAAGCAAAGATTTATTATCGGCAAATTTTATAACCGGAACTACCAAACCAAAATCTGTAGCCACAGCCATACCTATATGTATATGTTCATTGTAGCGTATAGTATCGCCCAGCCAAGAAACATTTACATCTAAATGCTTGCGTATAGCACTGGCGGTTGCTTTAATTACTATATCGTTAAAAGAAATTTTGCTTGGAGCTATTTGTTTGTTTATTTCTTCTCTGGCTGTTATAGTTTTATTCATATTCACTTCTACGGTTAAATAAAAATGAGGAGCACTATATTTACTTTCTGTCAAGCGTTTAGCTATAGTTTTTCTAACCTGACTTATTTTTTCTTCTCTAAACGATTCATTGCCAACCATTTGAGGAATTTCAATTTGCTGTTGTACTTTTTCTTCCGGTTTTGTTTTAATTTCAGCAACAGCAGTAGGCTTGTATTCTTCTACATCTTTTTTGGTTATTCTACCTTCATCTCCGCTACCTTTTATTTGATGTAAGTCTATTCCTTTTTCTTCTGCTATTTTTTTAGCCAAAGGGCTTGCTTTCAGGCGTTCATTATTAGCCGTACTTTCATTATCTTCTATATTAAATTCTATAGTATTGTCCGTATCATCTTCCTTGCTGGTTTCTACTGCCGGACCTTCATCTTCTTCCTCTGCCACCGTTGTTTTATTAGCTTCTTTGCTTAATAAAGCTTGTATGTCTTCGCCCTCTTGCCCTATTATAGCCACCAAAGCATTAATAGGAACGGTATCGCCATTTTCTACTCCAATATATAATACTTTTCCTTCTTGAAAAGATTCCCATTCCATGGTAGCTTTATCGGTTTCTACTTCAGCTATAATATCGCCAGCCGAAACGCTATCTCCTACTTTTATATGTAATTCTGCTATAACACCCTCTTCCATGGTGTCGCTCATTCGGGGTAGTCTAAGTACTTCTGCCATAAGTTGTTTGGTTTTCACAAAGGTAAATTATTTCATTCTTTATTTGAAACAATATTATACTTTCATTTTTTGTATCTTGCAGATAATGCGTGCTAAATTTACTATTTTAACATTACTTATCGGGTTTTTTGCTTACACTCAGCATCCTTGTAGCAATATTTATGGTGTTGATTATAATTCTTTTGGCACAAGTGCTTTGCCTTATTCTTTTGAAGAACTAACAAGTGTTTATTTTAAAAAAGCTATGTGCGAAGGAGAATACTATGAACTTGAATTTTGGATAAGTAAAGACTTATTTATGGCTAAACACAAAAGAGATTGGCTACAATACGAAAATACGCAATTGGAGTTGAGAATTTTTTTGGCTATAAAAGAAGGAAATAGAGAGGAAGGCAGAAATTACAAGCCTATAATTTATAATTTAAGTAGCTCGCATTTTGTATATATTGACCAAAAAACACAACGATATAAGTATAAAATATATGCCGATGCACCCTATGATTTGCTAACTATTGGCTACAAACCTATTTCGGGGTGGTGGGGTTTAGATATAAATACGATAGATGATATTTTAAATGTTTCAAGTTTAAATTTAGATTATTTAGATAGAGATACCGTGGTAATAGAACCTAAAGAAACTGAAGAAATATATAATTTTGACAGTTTGAAAATTACTGAATTTTTAGGTAGAAAAGTAAAAGATAAAAATGTGAATATTGTAAACCATGATAATTTTGATTTATTAATTTTTGACGATAAAGTAGTAGATAATGACACGGTAAATATTTATTTAAACGGCAGAGCTATTTTAAATCATTATCCATTAAAAAAGAAGGCTTTAAAACTACCTATTAAATTAAATGAAGGCATGAACACACTTTTGCTTTATGCCGAAAATTTAGGAGAAATAGAACCTAACACGGCAGCTTTTCATTTGGTTTTTGAAGATAAAACTTACAAAAAAGTGCTATTTTCCGATTTAAAAACCAGTGATATTATTTATTTGTATTATGAAAAATAGAGGAATTAATCTATATGCTTTTCTGCATGGTATGAGCTACGCACTAAAGGTCCACTTTCTACATATTTAAAACCTTTTTGCAAACCTATTTCTTCTAATTGTTTAAATTTTTCGGGTGTAACGTATTCTTGCACAGCTAAATGTTTTTTGGTAGGTTGTAAATATTGTCCTATGGTCAATACATCTACATTGGCATTTCTCAAATCGTTCATAGCTTCTACTACTTCGTCAAAAGTTTCGCCTAAGCCCAACATAATGCCACTTTTGGTTCTGTTTATGCCACCTTCTTTTAGCTTTGCCAAAACATCAATACTTCTTTCGTATTTTGCCTGCATACGCACTTCTTTAGTTAAGCGTTTTACCGTTTCTATATTATGCGAAACCACCTCTGGAGCTTCATCAATTATGTATTGTAAATTTTCTGTTTTCCCTTGAAAATCGGGAATTAAAGTTTCCATAGTAACGCCCGGGCAGTGCTTGCGTATCATACGGATAGTGGCAGCCCACACTTTAGCACCTCCGTCTTTTAAATCATCTCTATCTACACTGGTTATAACGGCATGTTTTAAGCCCATAAGTTGCACCGACCTTGCCACACGCCATGGTTCCATTACATCTACAGCCTCTGGTTTGCCTGTTTCTACATTGCAAAACTTACACGAACGGGTACATACATTTCCTAAAATCATAAGCGTAGCCGTACCAAAATCCCAACACTCGGCTTGATTGGGACAGTTGCCACTTTGACAAATAGTGTGCAACTCATGCTTAGTAACATTTTTAAGTACTTCAGAAGAATTTTTGCCTGAAGGCAACTTCACTTTTAACCATTCCGGTTTTTGTATGCGTGTTTGTTTTGCTGTATTTTCCATGGCTTAATACAAAGATAAACATAAGTGCATAAAATTAAGTTTCTATTTAGATTAACATATTGCTAAACCCATTTAGCAAAACCTCATTCTATTAACTTTCCTCATAATAATACACTTTATAAAAAGTGCCTTTTTCGTCTTTGTCTTTACTCTATAAATCATTTAACAATATATCTGTTGATAAAACAAACTTTAGATATAAATTCAACTTTAGTAAAATTCATTACCTTTATTTTATGAAAAGTCTTTTTGTTGCTTTTTTAGTGTTGCCATTTGTAGTTTTTGCTCAACAAGATGATGAAAAAAAAGCTTTTGAACTTTATGGCGAAGGTATTAAATACTTTTATAGCAATGATTTTGAAAACGCTCTTGTAAAATTTGATGAAGCTATTGCCTTAAAACAAGATTTTCAATACGCATACTACAACAGAGGATTAAGCCAATACAAACTTAAAAATTATACCGAAGCTGCAACTGATTTAAGTGCAGTACTAAAATTAGACAGCAACAATATAGATGCCTACAAAAATAGAGGTTTAGCCTATATGAAAATAAATGAGTATGACAATGCTTTATCTGATTTTCAGCACCTTATAGCTTTTAACCCCAGCGTACTTGAACCCTATAAATATTTAGGTTTATGCTACTATTATAAAAGGAAATACAAATTGGCAAACGAAGCATTTAGCATTTATTTAGAGTCTTATTTTGACGATACAGAGGTATGGTTTCAAAAAGGTTTAAGCAATTATTATTATGCAGATTTTGATGTAGCTATAAAAGATTTTACCGAAGTTTTAAACTTAAATGCCAATTATATTACTGCATTAGAATGGAGAGGAAAAGCGTACCAAAAAGCTAACTTGATTAAAAAAGCTTGTGAAGATTGGAATACTGCTGTAAGTAAAAATTTAGAATCATCAAAAGCTCTATTACAACAATACTGTGAGCAATAAAAAAGATAAATCTTCTTTTTTTGAAGATGTTTATAAAATAGCACGATTAATTCCCAAAGGTAGAGTATGCACTTATGGAGCTATAGCCGAAGCTTTAGGTGCTAAAAAATCGGCACGAATGGTGGGCTGGGCTATGAATAATGCCCATGTACAATTTCCTACAGTGCCGGCTCATAGAGTAGTTAATAGAAAAGGTTTGCTAACAGGAAAACATCATTTTGAAACACCCAATACCATGCAACAACTTCTTGAAAAAGAAGGAATAGTTATAAAAAATAACCAAATACAAAATTTTGAACAGATTCTTTGGACTCCTTTAAATGAAATGGAATTGTAATTCCCTAATGATTTTCAAGAAATGCTTTAAACTCGCTATCGTGAGTATTTAAGAGTACTTCTTTTTCGCCAAAATCAAGAATTTTACCGTTTTCAAGCATTAATACATAATCGGCATTTTTAATGGTGGCAAGCCTGTGAGCTATCACTATTGAAGTTCTGTCTTTTATAAGTTTATCAATAGCTGATTGTACTATATATTCTGTTTCCGTATCTACAGAAGATGTGGCTTCATCTAAAATTAATATTTTAGGATTAAATACCAAAGCTCGCACAAAAGAAATAAGCTGTCGCTGCCCTAAACTTAATGTTGCTCCACGTTCCATAACTTGATAATGATAACCATTTGGCAATTTTTCTATAAACTCATGAGCTCCTATTAGTTTAGATGCTTTTATTACTTGCTCTTCCGTTATATTTTCATTAAGTAATCTAATATTATCTAAAACAGAGCCCGAAAACAAGAAAACATCTTGTAGCACGGTACTCATTTGCTTTCTATAAAATTCTATTTTGTAATCTTTCACAGAAATATCATCCAAAAGAATATCGCCACTTTGCCAGTCGTATAAGCGTGTTAGCAAATTTATTATAGAGCTTTTCCCAGAGCCTGTTTGCCCTACTATGGCTAAAGTTTTTCCCGCAGGAATGGTAAAAGACACATTTTTAAGCACATAATCATCTCCTATGTAGGCAAATTTCACATCTTTAAACTCTATTTTTCCTTCTATATCTTTATTGTCTATTGCTCCATTATCTTCTATAAACTCATTTCTATCTAACAGTTTAAAAACTCTATTGGCCGCCACCAGCCCCATTTGCATAGTATTAAAACGCTCTGCCATAAATCTAATAGGCCGGAACAAGGCATTGATTAATAAAATGAATTGTACTATAAGCCCTACTGAAGCTATTTCTCCCGAATTGGTAAAAAGTTTATTTTGTATAAGCAAATTAGCTCCCAGCCAAACCATTAAGCCTGTAGCTATAGCCAGCAAAATTTCTACTACAGGAAAAAAAATAGAATACGCCCATATAGCTTCTATATTTGCTTTTTTATGTTTTTCATTTATTTCTTTAAACTTGCTCAGCTCCTGCTCTTCTGCACTAAATATTTGAACCAATCTCATGCCCGTAATATGCTCTTGCAAAAAAGCATTAAGTAAAGCTACTTGCGTTCTCACTTTTTGAAATGCCGATTTTACACTTTCTTTAAAAACATAAGTGGCAAAAACCATTATAGGCAAAGCTATCATACTGATTAACGCCAATTTCCAGTTTTTTACCAGCATCCAAGAAGCAATAAAAACAAGCGTAAGAATATCGGCTATAAGCCTAATAAAACCTTGGGTAAAAATATCGTTTATGGTTTCTATGTCATTTACAGTTCTGGTAGTGGTAGTTCCAATAGGTGTTTTATCAAAATAACTGAGTTTTAAATTTATAACATGCTTAAAAACCTTAGTTCTAAGGTCTTTTACTACAGATTGTCCAAGCAAATTGCTACTATAAATAAAAAGATATTGAAAGAATGTTTCGGCTATCAAAGAAACAATAATAGCAATAATAATTAATTGTATATTATTTCCTTCGCCCAAAATGCCGTTATCTATAAGTCTTTGAAAAAGTTCGGGGCGAAGTGGCACTAACACCGCAATAATAATAGCATACAAAATAGTAACAAACAGCAAACCTTTTAAAGGTGCTGCCAGTTTTATTACTTTCATAAGCAATTTAAAATCAAGGCTGGTATCGTATTCGTTTTTCTGTTGCATTATTTAATGTATGGATACTTTATTTGCCATAAAAATAAACCTTGTGGCGGTGCTGCCCTATTGTATTTCATTTCTGTGCCGTGTTTTAAAGCCTGTTCTAAATCATTTACCGTTAAAGTACCTCTGCCTATGTCTATTAAACAACCTACCATTCTGCGTATTTGGTTCCTTAAATATCGGTTAGATTTAACTTTAAAAATAACTCGTTTCTCGGGCTTAAAATAACACCATTCTGCTTGCGTAACATAAGAATCATGATTTTTTAGCTCGGGATTAAACCTGCATAAAGCGGTATAATCTTTATATTGGGTAAAAAGTTTGGTAGCTTCATATATTTTATCAAAATCTAAGGTAGAAAGCGGATACCACCACGTTTGATTTCTTCTAAAAGTATCAAAATTTTCATCTAAAAAGTACCAATACGTACGCTCTGTAGCATCAAATCGGGTGTGTGCATTATGTGCCACTTCATAAACACCCAAAACGCCTATTTTAGGTGGAAACATTTTTTGCAATATAAAAGCTAACTCTTTGCGTTCCTTTGGAGCATCAAAATGGAAAAAATATTGCTTGGCATTTACTCCTGTATCGGTTCTACCACAACCCACTATGCTTATTTCTTCTGCGTACAATTTACTCAAAGTTTCTTCTATCACTTGCTGTACGGTAAGCACATCTGGCTGACGCTGCCAACCAAAATAATGCGTACCATCATAAGCTATTTCTACAAAAAATCGTTTTGGATATTCCCCATTCTCCATAAAGAACGGCAAAGATACAATTATTAGTCTTTGGTGGGTAGCCAATTCCTTTATGCTACAAACTAATTAACTATTTTTTTAGACTATCCATTTTATACCAATACTTTATGCTTTAATATAGCAGGGTGGGACGTTTAAGTAATTTTAGTCAGTTTGCATTCTTTTACCTTTGTCTTGACACAAAGGTAACCAAAGGTCAAGACTGTAATCAAAAACACTAAAATGCTATAAAACAGACGAGGACAAATTAATGTATGCTCAACTTCATTTTTCCTAAAGTATTTTTATTTGTAGGAGCATACTAATTTGTCTGTTTATTACTTTATAATTTCATTCATTGTGGATGTCTGTTTTACATCATTTCTTAACGTATTTTTGATTAAGGTCAGACAAAAGTGCACCTTAAGTATGTAAGCGGAAAACCCATTAACCGAAAACTACGTAAAAAATTAAACTGCTTGAAGAGCAGAGAGATGATTTTTTTGAACTAAAAGTTCAAAAAAATCATCATATCATGGCGTCATATTATTTTTCTATTTAACTAACCAGCTAAACTATACCCCAAACTGCTTTAAATGATGATCCAAATGTTTGTACAACATATTGTTCCACTCGTTTTTGTTTAGTTTACCAAAAGAGTGAGATTCTTTTCCTTCAAATTCGTTTTCTCCTAACTGCTGAGTTTGATTAATATGGTCTATTAAACGAACTTTTTCTTTTTCAAATTCTCTTTTGTCCGCTATTTTAAAAGCCGGAGCGGTAGGTCCATTTTGCGGATAAGGAGCTGGCGTTACCACTTTATTTTTAACCATGGCTTTAAGCATAGCTTTCATTAAAAAGTTTGGTTTTGGGTGCTTATCGGTATAAATCATCTCGTAGGTAACATTGCAGTGAGCCAGCATTTGAGCTACGTCCATTTTTCCCCATTGAGCACTGGTTTCGGGTGTAAGTTTATTAATTCTGTCAAGCATCTGTTGACTAACTTCTTGTGTAAATATATTAGGTAAATCCATTGTTTTAGTTTTTTAATTGTACAAAAATATAAAAATGGAGCTTTGAAAAAAATATGATTGCTTGTTTATTTAAGAAAGCTGGCTAATTTCATCTAATACCAACCAAAATAGTTATAGAGTGGTGCGGTAAAAAATACCGACCACAAGGAAAATTACCAAAAAAAAGAATAAGCGTCTTAAAAAAACAGCAACCATTTTGTCTATTACTCCACATATTTGCAATAAATTGAAAATAGAGTCAATTTTCATCACAGCCATAATCAATAATAAAAGTTGTATCTACATTATCCCGATATACTATAACTTTTAGTTCATGTAAGGGTTTAAAAACACTATCATGTAGGTTAATATAATCAAAAAAGCCTGATGAATCTACATCAACAATAAAGTTCTGATTATACTTACCTTTAAAAGATATTGTAACAGTTTCAACACTATGATTCTTTATATCATAAAATCTATTTTTAACCACACCTTGAATCTTCCTATTATAAAAAACACTTTCTGATAAACATCCTTCAGAAGGTTTGAAAAGAAATAGCGGAAACATCATTAGAAGAAGAATAATAAGTGCAACACAACCTACTTTATTCCATGCTTTTTCAAAATCTTCATATTCCATTTTGCTCATCCCACCAACTTCAAAACCTCCATTACCTGTTTTGTTGCTTTTACATCATGCACACGCAATATATCTGCTCCGTTTTGTATGGCTATAGCGTGGGCAGCTGTAGTGGCAGGCAAACTTTCTTGGGGAGTTATACCCAAAGGTTTGTACAGCATAGATTTTCTTGAAACGCCAACTAA encodes:
- the sufC gene encoding Fe-S cluster assembly ATPase SufC — encoded protein: MLKIKNLHATIEGKEILKGLNLEVKAGEVHAIMGPNGTGKSTLANIIAGKDDYEITEGSIEFLGKDILEMEPDERARAGIFLAFQYPVEIPGVTTTNFMKAALNERRRHNGEEPYKASDFLKLMKEKMKLVEIDQKFMSRSLNTGFSGGEKKRNEIFQMAMLEPKLAVLDETDSGLDIDALKIVSNGVNKLRSNDNAFVVITHYQRLLDYIVPDFVHVMYEGKIVKSGPKELALELEEKGYDWIKETIDL
- the sufD gene encoding Fe-S cluster assembly protein SufD, which produces MNYTAAFEKLNKKEGSIENRAFNRVEKMGLPTRKSEVYKYSNLSHFKNLTPNTDASVPHKIPEYFKHDYIKDKHILVTVNGIFSESLSTIHEDESGLIITCMCDARKEYRDIVNQHFNETTKEYPDYFSELNTAFAHCGIFIYAKKNTHTAKPIVILNLGSQQKEDTLNNQRNLIVLEENAEVTIIEDYSNLDEKIDYNLNHFSEYFLGENASLKVGIYQEENNGFYFIGNKFFEMSRNSRLKTTAIDLGGNFIRNNFRVNLNGENAEAIINGVFINNKKEHTDDRILINHNAANCQSFQTFKGILNDESTGVFNGKVYVAEGAQKTNAFQSNKNILLSEDATMNTKPELEIYADDVKCSHGATCGQLDEDAIYYAETRGIPRDKAKKLIVFAFAQDVVQQIENEDFRNFVERRLVHNLDLTEYSTFESVQSGIKE
- a CDS encoding 2-oxo acid dehydrogenase subunit E2 — encoded protein: MKTKQLMAEVLRLPRMSDTMEEGVIAELHIKVGDSVSAGDIIAEVETDKATMEWESFQEGKVLYIGVENGDTVPINALVAIIGQEGEDIQALLSKEANKTTVAEEEDEGPAVETSKEDDTDNTIEFNIEDNESTANNERLKASPLAKKIAEEKGIDLHQIKGSGDEGRITKKDVEEYKPTAVAEIKTKPEEKVQQQIEIPQMVGNESFREEKISQVRKTIAKRLTESKYSAPHFYLTVEVNMNKTITAREEINKQIAPSKISFNDIVIKATASAIRKHLDVNVSWLGDTIRYNEHIHIGMAVATDFGLVVPVIKFADNKSLLHIAEEAKQFAGKARDRKLTPEEMKGNTFSISNLGGFGINEFTAIINPPDSCILAVGGIKKELGYNENKEIVENNIMKLTLSCDHRTVDGAVGAKFLNTLKANLENPLMMLV
- the lipA gene encoding lipoyl synthase, whose protein sequence is MENTAKQTRIQKPEWLKVKLPSGKNSSEVLKNVTKHELHTICQSGNCPNQAECWDFGTATLMILGNVCTRSCKFCNVETGKPEAVDVMEPWRVARSVQLMGLKHAVITSVDRDDLKDGGAKVWAATIRMIRKHCPGVTMETLIPDFQGKTENLQYIIDEAPEVVSHNIETVKRLTKEVRMQAKYERSIDVLAKLKEGGINRTKSGIMLGLGETFDEVVEAMNDLRNANVDVLTIGQYLQPTKKHLAVQEYVTPEKFKQLEEIGLQKGFKYVESGPLVRSSYHAEKHID
- a CDS encoding tetratricopeptide repeat protein; this translates as MKSLFVAFLVLPFVVFAQQDDEKKAFELYGEGIKYFYSNDFENALVKFDEAIALKQDFQYAYYNRGLSQYKLKNYTEAATDLSAVLKLDSNNIDAYKNRGLAYMKINEYDNALSDFQHLIAFNPSVLEPYKYLGLCYYYKRKYKLANEAFSIYLESYFDDTEVWFQKGLSNYYYADFDVAIKDFTEVLNLNANYITALEWRGKAYQKANLIKKACEDWNTAVSKNLESSKALLQQYCEQ
- a CDS encoding MGMT family protein translates to MSNKKDKSSFFEDVYKIARLIPKGRVCTYGAIAEALGAKKSARMVGWAMNNAHVQFPTVPAHRVVNRKGLLTGKHHFETPNTMQQLLEKEGIVIKNNQIQNFEQILWTPLNEMEL
- a CDS encoding ABC transporter ATP-binding protein is translated as MQQKNEYDTSLDFKLLMKVIKLAAPLKGLLFVTILYAIIIAVLVPLRPELFQRLIDNGILGEGNNIQLIIIAIIVSLIAETFFQYLFIYSSNLLGQSVVKDLRTKVFKHVINLKLSYFDKTPIGTTTTRTVNDIETINDIFTQGFIRLIADILTLVFIASWMLVKNWKLALISMIALPIMVFATYVFKESVKSAFQKVRTQVALLNAFLQEHITGMRLVQIFSAEEQELSKFKEINEKHKKANIEAIWAYSIFFPVVEILLAIATGLMVWLGANLLIQNKLFTNSGEIASVGLIVQFILLINALFRPIRFMAERFNTMQMGLVAANRVFKLLDRNEFIEDNGAIDNKDIEGKIEFKDVKFAYIGDDYVLKNVSFTIPAGKTLAIVGQTGSGKSSIINLLTRLYDWQSGDILLDDISVKDYKIEFYRKQMSTVLQDVFLFSGSVLDNIRLLNENITEEQVIKASKLIGAHEFIEKLPNGYHYQVMERGATLSLGQRQLISFVRALVFNPKILILDEATSSVDTETEYIVQSAIDKLIKDRTSIVIAHRLATIKNADYVLMLENGKILDFGEKEVLLNTHDSEFKAFLENH
- the truA gene encoding tRNA pseudouridine(38-40) synthase TruA produces the protein MENGEYPKRFFVEIAYDGTHYFGWQRQPDVLTVQQVIEETLSKLYAEEISIVGCGRTDTGVNAKQYFFHFDAPKERKELAFILQKMFPPKIGVLGVYEVAHNAHTRFDATERTYWYFLDENFDTFRRNQTWWYPLSTLDFDKIYEATKLFTQYKDYTALCRFNPELKNHDSYVTQAEWCYFKPEKRVIFKVKSNRYLRNQIRRMVGCLIDIGRGTLTVNDLEQALKHGTEMKYNRAAPPQGLFLWQIKYPYIK
- a CDS encoding DUF1569 domain-containing protein, whose translation is MDLPNIFTQEVSQQMLDRINKLTPETSAQWGKMDVAQMLAHCNVTYEMIYTDKHPKPNFLMKAMLKAMVKNKVVTPAPYPQNGPTAPAFKIADKREFEKEKVRLIDHINQTQQLGENEFEGKESHSFGKLNKNEWNNMLYKHLDHHLKQFGV